The proteins below are encoded in one region of Mangifera indica cultivar Alphonso chromosome 7, CATAS_Mindica_2.1, whole genome shotgun sequence:
- the LOC123221136 gene encoding sucrose nonfermenting 4-like protein isoform X3, protein MFRPGPGSGHENSGVVGTLIPVRFMWPHGGTRVLLSGSFSGWLEHMPMSPLEGCPNVFQIICRLPPGSHQYKFCVDGEWHHVEEQPYVSGNYGVVNTVLVPAEPNTMVFTASIPEIPGNMEVDDVILRPDAAAQISEAVLGVSRQRISVFLSTHTVYELLPESGKVISLDVNLPVKQAFHILYEQGVPVAPLWDFCRGQFVGVLTALDFILILRELGTNGSNLTEEELETHTIAAWKEGKTVLNRQIEGNGFTHPKPFVHAGPYDSMKEVALKILQNKVATVPIINSASPDGSFPQLLHLASLSGILKCICRHFKYSSSSLPILQQPISSIRLGTWVPPIGQSNGRPFAMLRPNASLGSALSLLVQAEVSSIPIVDDNDSLVDIYSRSDITALAKDRVYAQRQLEEMSIHQALQLGQDANPSYGFNGQRCQMCLRSDPLHKVMERLTNPGVRRLIIVEAGSKRVEVQCWSC, encoded by the exons ATGTTTAGGCCTGGTCCAGGCAGTGGGCATGAAAATAGTGGGGTTGTGGGTACTTTGATTCCGGTTCGGTTTATGTGGCCACACGGAGGGACAAGGGTGCTTCTCAGTGGCTCTTTTTCTGG GTGGTTAGAACATATGCCCATGTCACCATTGGAAGGATGTCCTAATGTGTTTCAGATCATTTGCAGGTTACCGCCAGGATCCCACCAG TATAAATTCTGTGTTGATGGCGAATGGCATCATGTTGAGGAACAGCCCTATGTAAGTGGGAATTATGGGGTAGTGAATACCGTCCTTGTACCTGCAGAACCGAACACCATGGTTTTTACGGCCTCAATCCCTGAGATACCTGGTAACATGGAGGTAGATGATGTTATTTTGCGTCCG GATGCTGCTGCACAAATCTCAGAGGCTGTTTTAGGGGTCTCTCGTCAGCGCATATCTGTATTTTTGTCTACACATACCGTATATGAGTTGCTTCCCGAGTCAGGCAAG GTTATTTCCTTGGATGTCAATCTACCTGTGAAACAAGCATTTCATATTCTCTATGAACAG GGAGTCCCTGTGGCTCCTCTTTGGGACTTCTGCAGAGGTCAATTTGTTGGAGTTCTTACTGCATTGGACTTCATCCTGATCTTAAGAGAG TTAGGGACTAATGGATCAAATTTAACGGAGGAAGAATTAGAGACACATACCATTGCAGCTTGGAAAGAAGGGAAAACCGTTCTTAATCGACAAATTGAAGGCAATGGTTTTACACATCCTAAACCTTTTGTCCAT GCTGGTCCATATGATTCTATGAAGGAAGTCGCtttgaaaattttgcaaaacaaGGTGGCCACAGTTCCCATTATCAATTCAGCATCACCGGATGGTTCTTTCCCACAGCTATTACATCTTGCATCTCTGTCTGGAATACTAAAAT GCATATGTCGGCATTTTAAATATTCTTCTAGCTCATTGCCCATTCTTCAACAACCAATATCTTCAATCCGTTTGGGTACATGGGTACCACCAATTGGGCAATCAAATGGGCGGCCATTCGCAATGTTGAGACCAAACGCTTCGCTTGGTTCTGCCCTATCTTTATTGGTTCAAG CTGAAGTCAGTTCGATACCCATTGTGGATGATAATGACTCGTTGGTGGATATATATTCACGAAG TGATATCACTGCTTTGGCCAAAGATAGAGTTTATGCTCAGAGACAACTCGAGGAAATGAGTATTCATCAG GCGTTGCAATTGGGACAAGATGCAAATCCTTCATATGGCTTCAACGGACAGAGATGTCAAATGTGTTTGCGATCTGATCCTTTACATAAAGTGATGGAGCGGCTGACAAATCCTg GTGTGAGGAGACTTATTATCGTTGAGGCTGGCAGCAAGCGTGTAGAAG TGCAGTGTTGGAGCTGTTGA
- the LOC123221136 gene encoding sucrose nonfermenting 4-like protein isoform X4, whose protein sequence is MFRPGPGSGHENSGVVGTLIPVRFMWPHGGTRVLLSGSFSGWLEHMPMSPLEGCPNVFQIICRLPPGSHQYKFCVDGEWHHVEEQPYVSGNYGVVNTVLVPAEPNTMVFTASIPEIPGNMEVDDVILRPDAAAQISEAVLGVSRQRISVFLSTHTVYELLPESGKVISLDVNLPVKQAFHILYEQGVPVAPLWDFCRGQFVGVLTALDFILILRELGTNGSNLTEEELETHTIAAWKEGKTVLNRQIEGNGFTHPKPFVHAGPYDSMKEVALKILQNKVATVPIINSASPDGSFPQLLHLASLSGILKCICRHFKYSSSSLPILQQPISSIRLGTWVPPIGQSNGRPFAMLRPNASLGSALSLLVQAEVSSIPIVDDNDSLVDIYSRSDITALAKDRVYAQRQLEEMSIHQALQLGQDANPSYGFNGQRCQMCLRSDPLHKVMERLTNPGVRRLIIVEAGSKRVEGYF, encoded by the exons ATGTTTAGGCCTGGTCCAGGCAGTGGGCATGAAAATAGTGGGGTTGTGGGTACTTTGATTCCGGTTCGGTTTATGTGGCCACACGGAGGGACAAGGGTGCTTCTCAGTGGCTCTTTTTCTGG GTGGTTAGAACATATGCCCATGTCACCATTGGAAGGATGTCCTAATGTGTTTCAGATCATTTGCAGGTTACCGCCAGGATCCCACCAG TATAAATTCTGTGTTGATGGCGAATGGCATCATGTTGAGGAACAGCCCTATGTAAGTGGGAATTATGGGGTAGTGAATACCGTCCTTGTACCTGCAGAACCGAACACCATGGTTTTTACGGCCTCAATCCCTGAGATACCTGGTAACATGGAGGTAGATGATGTTATTTTGCGTCCG GATGCTGCTGCACAAATCTCAGAGGCTGTTTTAGGGGTCTCTCGTCAGCGCATATCTGTATTTTTGTCTACACATACCGTATATGAGTTGCTTCCCGAGTCAGGCAAG GTTATTTCCTTGGATGTCAATCTACCTGTGAAACAAGCATTTCATATTCTCTATGAACAG GGAGTCCCTGTGGCTCCTCTTTGGGACTTCTGCAGAGGTCAATTTGTTGGAGTTCTTACTGCATTGGACTTCATCCTGATCTTAAGAGAG TTAGGGACTAATGGATCAAATTTAACGGAGGAAGAATTAGAGACACATACCATTGCAGCTTGGAAAGAAGGGAAAACCGTTCTTAATCGACAAATTGAAGGCAATGGTTTTACACATCCTAAACCTTTTGTCCAT GCTGGTCCATATGATTCTATGAAGGAAGTCGCtttgaaaattttgcaaaacaaGGTGGCCACAGTTCCCATTATCAATTCAGCATCACCGGATGGTTCTTTCCCACAGCTATTACATCTTGCATCTCTGTCTGGAATACTAAAAT GCATATGTCGGCATTTTAAATATTCTTCTAGCTCATTGCCCATTCTTCAACAACCAATATCTTCAATCCGTTTGGGTACATGGGTACCACCAATTGGGCAATCAAATGGGCGGCCATTCGCAATGTTGAGACCAAACGCTTCGCTTGGTTCTGCCCTATCTTTATTGGTTCAAG CTGAAGTCAGTTCGATACCCATTGTGGATGATAATGACTCGTTGGTGGATATATATTCACGAAG TGATATCACTGCTTTGGCCAAAGATAGAGTTTATGCTCAGAGACAACTCGAGGAAATGAGTATTCATCAG GCGTTGCAATTGGGACAAGATGCAAATCCTTCATATGGCTTCAACGGACAGAGATGTCAAATGTGTTTGCGATCTGATCCTTTACATAAAGTGATGGAGCGGCTGACAAATCCTg GTGTGAGGAGACTTATTATCGTTGAGGCTGGCAGCAAGCGTGTAGAAG ggtatttttga
- the LOC123221136 gene encoding sucrose nonfermenting 4-like protein isoform X1: MFRPGPGSGHENSGVVGTLIPVRFMWPHGGTRVLLSGSFSGWLEHMPMSPLEGCPNVFQIICRLPPGSHQYKFCVDGEWHHVEEQPYVSGNYGVVNTVLVPAEPNTMVFTASIPEIPGNMEVDDVILRPDAAAQISEAVLGVSRQRISVFLSTHTVYELLPESGKVISLDVNLPVKQAFHILYEQGVPVAPLWDFCRGQFVGVLTALDFILILRELGTNGSNLTEEELETHTIAAWKEGKTVLNRQIEGNGFTHPKPFVHAGPYDSMKEVALKILQNKVATVPIINSASPDGSFPQLLHLASLSGILKCICRHFKYSSSSLPILQQPISSIRLGTWVPPIGQSNGRPFAMLRPNASLGSALSLLVQAEVSSIPIVDDNDSLVDIYSRSDITALAKDRVYAQRQLEEMSIHQALQLGQDANPSYGFNGQRCQMCLRSDPLHKVMERLTNPGVRRLIIVEAGSKRVEVLELLKMEKTKRVGKRILFFPSLL, from the exons ATGTTTAGGCCTGGTCCAGGCAGTGGGCATGAAAATAGTGGGGTTGTGGGTACTTTGATTCCGGTTCGGTTTATGTGGCCACACGGAGGGACAAGGGTGCTTCTCAGTGGCTCTTTTTCTGG GTGGTTAGAACATATGCCCATGTCACCATTGGAAGGATGTCCTAATGTGTTTCAGATCATTTGCAGGTTACCGCCAGGATCCCACCAG TATAAATTCTGTGTTGATGGCGAATGGCATCATGTTGAGGAACAGCCCTATGTAAGTGGGAATTATGGGGTAGTGAATACCGTCCTTGTACCTGCAGAACCGAACACCATGGTTTTTACGGCCTCAATCCCTGAGATACCTGGTAACATGGAGGTAGATGATGTTATTTTGCGTCCG GATGCTGCTGCACAAATCTCAGAGGCTGTTTTAGGGGTCTCTCGTCAGCGCATATCTGTATTTTTGTCTACACATACCGTATATGAGTTGCTTCCCGAGTCAGGCAAG GTTATTTCCTTGGATGTCAATCTACCTGTGAAACAAGCATTTCATATTCTCTATGAACAG GGAGTCCCTGTGGCTCCTCTTTGGGACTTCTGCAGAGGTCAATTTGTTGGAGTTCTTACTGCATTGGACTTCATCCTGATCTTAAGAGAG TTAGGGACTAATGGATCAAATTTAACGGAGGAAGAATTAGAGACACATACCATTGCAGCTTGGAAAGAAGGGAAAACCGTTCTTAATCGACAAATTGAAGGCAATGGTTTTACACATCCTAAACCTTTTGTCCAT GCTGGTCCATATGATTCTATGAAGGAAGTCGCtttgaaaattttgcaaaacaaGGTGGCCACAGTTCCCATTATCAATTCAGCATCACCGGATGGTTCTTTCCCACAGCTATTACATCTTGCATCTCTGTCTGGAATACTAAAAT GCATATGTCGGCATTTTAAATATTCTTCTAGCTCATTGCCCATTCTTCAACAACCAATATCTTCAATCCGTTTGGGTACATGGGTACCACCAATTGGGCAATCAAATGGGCGGCCATTCGCAATGTTGAGACCAAACGCTTCGCTTGGTTCTGCCCTATCTTTATTGGTTCAAG CTGAAGTCAGTTCGATACCCATTGTGGATGATAATGACTCGTTGGTGGATATATATTCACGAAG TGATATCACTGCTTTGGCCAAAGATAGAGTTTATGCTCAGAGACAACTCGAGGAAATGAGTATTCATCAG GCGTTGCAATTGGGACAAGATGCAAATCCTTCATATGGCTTCAACGGACAGAGATGTCAAATGTGTTTGCGATCTGATCCTTTACATAAAGTGATGGAGCGGCTGACAAATCCTg GTGTGAGGAGACTTATTATCGTTGAGGCTGGCAGCAAGCGTGTAGAAG TGTTGGAGCTGTTGAAAATGGAGAAAACAAAGAGAGTtggaaaaagaatattatttttccctTCACTTCTTTAA
- the LOC123221136 gene encoding sucrose nonfermenting 4-like protein isoform X2 — MFRPGPGSGHENSGVVGTLIPVRFMWPHGGTRVLLSGSFSGWLEHMPMSPLEGCPNVFQIICRLPPGSHQYKFCVDGEWHHVEEQPYVSGNYGVVNTVLVPAEPNTMVFTASIPEIPGNMEVDDVILRPDAAAQISEAVLGVSRQRISVFLSTHTVYELLPESGKVISLDVNLPVKQAFHILYEQGVPVAPLWDFCRGQFVGVLTALDFILILRELGTNGSNLTEEELETHTIAAWKEGKTVLNRQIEGNGFTHPKPFVHAGPYDSMKEVALKILQNKVATVPIINSASPDGSFPQLLHLASLSGILKCICRHFKYSSSSLPILQQPISSIRLGTWVPPIGQSNGRPFAMLRPNASLGSALSLLVQAEVSSIPIVDDNDSLVDIYSRSDITALAKDRVYAQRQLEEMSIHQALQLGQDANPSYGFNGQRCQMCLRSDPLHKVMERLTNPGVRRLIIVEAGSKRVEGIISLSDVFRFLLGV; from the exons ATGTTTAGGCCTGGTCCAGGCAGTGGGCATGAAAATAGTGGGGTTGTGGGTACTTTGATTCCGGTTCGGTTTATGTGGCCACACGGAGGGACAAGGGTGCTTCTCAGTGGCTCTTTTTCTGG GTGGTTAGAACATATGCCCATGTCACCATTGGAAGGATGTCCTAATGTGTTTCAGATCATTTGCAGGTTACCGCCAGGATCCCACCAG TATAAATTCTGTGTTGATGGCGAATGGCATCATGTTGAGGAACAGCCCTATGTAAGTGGGAATTATGGGGTAGTGAATACCGTCCTTGTACCTGCAGAACCGAACACCATGGTTTTTACGGCCTCAATCCCTGAGATACCTGGTAACATGGAGGTAGATGATGTTATTTTGCGTCCG GATGCTGCTGCACAAATCTCAGAGGCTGTTTTAGGGGTCTCTCGTCAGCGCATATCTGTATTTTTGTCTACACATACCGTATATGAGTTGCTTCCCGAGTCAGGCAAG GTTATTTCCTTGGATGTCAATCTACCTGTGAAACAAGCATTTCATATTCTCTATGAACAG GGAGTCCCTGTGGCTCCTCTTTGGGACTTCTGCAGAGGTCAATTTGTTGGAGTTCTTACTGCATTGGACTTCATCCTGATCTTAAGAGAG TTAGGGACTAATGGATCAAATTTAACGGAGGAAGAATTAGAGACACATACCATTGCAGCTTGGAAAGAAGGGAAAACCGTTCTTAATCGACAAATTGAAGGCAATGGTTTTACACATCCTAAACCTTTTGTCCAT GCTGGTCCATATGATTCTATGAAGGAAGTCGCtttgaaaattttgcaaaacaaGGTGGCCACAGTTCCCATTATCAATTCAGCATCACCGGATGGTTCTTTCCCACAGCTATTACATCTTGCATCTCTGTCTGGAATACTAAAAT GCATATGTCGGCATTTTAAATATTCTTCTAGCTCATTGCCCATTCTTCAACAACCAATATCTTCAATCCGTTTGGGTACATGGGTACCACCAATTGGGCAATCAAATGGGCGGCCATTCGCAATGTTGAGACCAAACGCTTCGCTTGGTTCTGCCCTATCTTTATTGGTTCAAG CTGAAGTCAGTTCGATACCCATTGTGGATGATAATGACTCGTTGGTGGATATATATTCACGAAG TGATATCACTGCTTTGGCCAAAGATAGAGTTTATGCTCAGAGACAACTCGAGGAAATGAGTATTCATCAG GCGTTGCAATTGGGACAAGATGCAAATCCTTCATATGGCTTCAACGGACAGAGATGTCAAATGTGTTTGCGATCTGATCCTTTACATAAAGTGATGGAGCGGCTGACAAATCCTg GTGTGAGGAGACTTATTATCGTTGAGGCTGGCAGCAAGCGTGTAGAAGGTATCATCTCATTAAGTGATGTGTTTAGGTTCTTGCTGGGTGTTTAG